In Fundidesulfovibrio putealis DSM 16056, a genomic segment contains:
- a CDS encoding site-specific integrase has protein sequence MAWLSYLVQRSGTLHFRAKVPVDIRPRIGRCELRISLGTGRIREARDKAFALAAFTRRLLRDLRAGAMADLSSDEIFELTRREFRRILQEDQRDRMRFPGKYEFGVRLTSEGIFPSDWQDTTGLSPWEYKDATQAEKILRERLRTNRWPDLRLPVLAMLKRFGVEIADDDPTVNEVCHVYTQAFIEAVAAVRQREYGFIDYVPEVFLDDAPRPQPSHQLPVPTAPDKPKRKVSDLIREYSEHKTQSGEWKPRSVRTQMARLEFLPEVMGDVDLALIDHDFTHEFVKKMIAKPKKRQSKKAKESGEIETIRVSTVKLAVTELSALFDYARKRRWVSENFFSGITLKDNRKQSEKKQPFTTDDLALLFGPGFVDACKDIPWRFWGPILALFTGARLGEIAQLHVDDVQEVASIWCININDSGEKEVKTGSGNRIVPIHPFILEELNFLKFVDAMRGANEVELFPALKAQQGEKGRYLVKWFSGYKAGLGIAETKSFHSFRKNFTTALYKVGTPVDKIKLLDGHSLSGDVTFAHYIFDVNITELAEYIKKLDFGLDLSHLALSRFVLKSVCPRDHTER, from the coding sequence ATGGCGTGGCTCTCATACTTAGTTCAACGCAGTGGCACACTTCACTTCCGGGCCAAGGTGCCGGTTGATATTCGGCCCAGAATCGGACGCTGTGAACTTCGCATCTCCCTTGGCACTGGACGTATCCGGGAAGCCCGCGATAAAGCCTTCGCCCTGGCAGCGTTCACGCGCCGACTTCTGAGAGACTTGAGGGCTGGAGCAATGGCAGACCTGAGCAGTGATGAAATCTTTGAGCTTACGCGGCGGGAGTTCCGGCGCATTCTGCAAGAGGATCAACGGGACCGAATGCGGTTCCCTGGAAAGTATGAGTTCGGTGTTCGACTGACCTCGGAAGGTATTTTCCCCAGCGACTGGCAGGACACTACCGGGCTGTCGCCATGGGAGTACAAGGACGCCACACAGGCTGAGAAGATACTTCGTGAAAGGCTCCGTACCAACCGCTGGCCCGATCTTCGTTTGCCTGTCCTCGCCATGCTCAAGCGGTTCGGCGTCGAAATCGCGGACGATGACCCTACGGTCAATGAAGTGTGCCATGTCTACACCCAGGCCTTCATTGAGGCCGTGGCTGCGGTCAGACAGCGTGAATACGGCTTTATCGACTATGTGCCAGAGGTGTTTCTGGATGATGCACCAAGGCCTCAACCCTCCCACCAGCTACCCGTACCTACGGCACCAGACAAGCCGAAGCGAAAAGTGTCCGACCTCATCCGGGAGTACAGTGAGCACAAAACCCAGAGCGGTGAATGGAAACCTCGTTCAGTTCGGACACAGATGGCGCGTCTAGAGTTCTTACCTGAAGTGATGGGTGATGTTGACTTGGCCTTGATCGACCACGATTTCACGCATGAATTCGTCAAGAAGATGATCGCCAAGCCGAAAAAGAGGCAATCGAAGAAGGCAAAAGAGTCTGGAGAGATCGAAACAATCCGGGTTTCCACCGTCAAGCTCGCTGTCACGGAGTTGTCCGCGCTATTTGATTATGCCAGGAAGCGCAGGTGGGTTTCGGAAAACTTCTTCTCGGGGATCACTCTCAAGGACAACAGAAAACAGAGTGAGAAGAAGCAACCCTTCACCACCGATGACCTCGCCCTGCTCTTCGGCCCTGGCTTTGTGGATGCCTGCAAGGACATCCCATGGAGGTTCTGGGGACCGATCCTAGCCCTCTTTACAGGGGCACGACTGGGCGAAATCGCCCAGCTACATGTTGATGACGTTCAAGAGGTCGCAAGCATCTGGTGCATCAACATCAACGACTCTGGTGAGAAGGAGGTGAAGACCGGCAGTGGAAACAGGATCGTACCGATCCACCCCTTCATCCTGGAGGAGTTGAACTTTCTCAAATTCGTTGACGCAATGCGTGGCGCCAATGAGGTCGAACTATTTCCAGCCCTGAAAGCCCAACAGGGAGAGAAGGGACGGTATCTCGTCAAGTGGTTCAGCGGTTACAAAGCTGGACTCGGCATTGCGGAGACGAAAAGTTTCCACAGCTTCAGGAAAAACTTCACCACGGCCCTGTACAAGGTTGGCACTCCTGTAGACAAGATTAAGCTCCTCGATGGACACTCGCTCTCTGGTGACGTGACCTTCGCGCACTACATATTCGATGTTAACATCACGGAACTGGCAGAGTACATCAAGAAACTCGACTTCGGTTTGGACCTCTCGCACTTGGCGCTGAGTCGGTTCGTGCTGAAGTCGGTGTGTCCACGCGACCACACAGAGCGATGA
- a CDS encoding substrate-binding periplasmic protein translates to MSLSSRLCISLCVLAILFSRQPAHAKQFTVLTGEWLPYVSETLEGGGAMACIIEKSVEAAGHSVNFSFVPWPRNQIEVQSGAALASFPWSRTESFEETCHVSDPLGMHRMVFFYLKDKLPGWDYTGFEDLKQLRVGGSRGYAYVEMFEKAGVRADYAQDAEKSFAKLLSDRVDVVPESEAVGWTILEARHLKDFDRVAVARTPLFELPLHLMVSKKHPDGSEFLKVFERGLAIIKEDGRYEEILLKGECVSSAVR, encoded by the coding sequence ATGTCCCTCTCGTCACGGCTCTGCATATCGCTTTGCGTGTTGGCGATTCTCTTCTCGCGGCAACCTGCCCATGCAAAGCAGTTCACTGTCCTGACAGGTGAGTGGCTCCCCTACGTCTCGGAGACTCTGGAAGGGGGTGGGGCGATGGCCTGCATCATCGAGAAGTCCGTGGAGGCCGCGGGACACTCCGTTAATTTCAGCTTCGTGCCCTGGCCCCGCAACCAGATTGAAGTGCAGTCGGGCGCGGCCCTGGCATCCTTCCCGTGGTCACGCACCGAATCCTTTGAGGAAACCTGTCATGTCTCGGACCCGCTGGGCATGCACCGGATGGTCTTTTTCTATCTCAAGGACAAACTGCCAGGTTGGGACTACACGGGGTTTGAGGATCTGAAGCAGCTCCGGGTAGGCGGCTCACGAGGCTATGCCTATGTTGAGATGTTCGAAAAGGCCGGAGTCCGGGCGGATTACGCCCAGGATGCCGAGAAGTCCTTCGCGAAGCTGTTGAGTGACAGGGTCGATGTGGTTCCAGAAAGCGAGGCGGTGGGCTGGACCATCCTGGAGGCAAGGCATCTGAAGGATTTCGACCGGGTGGCCGTGGCCCGGACGCCGCTGTTCGAGCTGCCCCTGCACCTTATGGTCTCGAAAAAACATCCTGACGGGAGCGAGTTTCTGAAGGTTTTCGAGCGAGGCTTGGCCATCATCAAGGAAGACGGGCGCTATGAGGAGATTCTCCTGAAGGGTGAGTGCGTTTCATCTGCAGTCCGCTGA
- a CDS encoding ERCC4 domain-containing protein produces the protein MVKSEIVPLRIVVDSREKRPWLFSGYPDVEVVRGTLKTGDYSLPGFEDQVALERKSLQDLIGSLSAGRDRFEREMERLAAMEFAAVLVEASAEDIAKGKFRGNMNPTSVLQSIYSWTVRHNVHFLLCGTRKHAEYACHGLLSKFIREHLSREGACASDAYREVRAITAM, from the coding sequence ATGGTGAAGTCGGAGATCGTGCCACTGCGGATCGTGGTGGACTCAAGGGAAAAGAGGCCCTGGCTGTTCAGTGGCTATCCTGACGTAGAGGTAGTCCGGGGAACACTCAAGACCGGGGATTACTCTTTGCCTGGTTTTGAGGATCAGGTGGCCCTGGAGCGCAAGAGCCTTCAGGACTTGATAGGGAGTCTCTCCGCTGGCCGTGACCGTTTCGAGCGCGAGATGGAACGACTTGCCGCAATGGAATTCGCCGCAGTGCTAGTCGAGGCATCAGCCGAGGATATCGCCAAGGGCAAGTTCAGAGGCAACATGAATCCGACAAGTGTTCTTCAGTCGATCTATTCTTGGACGGTTCGTCACAATGTCCACTTTCTTCTGTGCGGTACGCGGAAGCATGCGGAATACGCCTGTCATGGCCTATTATCAAAGTTCATTCGCGAGCACCTATCAAGAGAAGGAGCGTGTGCCAGCGATGCATATCGCGAAGTCCGTGCAATAACTGCAATGTGA
- a CDS encoding histidine kinase dimerization/phosphoacceptor domain -containing protein — MKSYGKLIILGVILTATWTAFVYHLYTVAASSLLENQYHQALVEARIAYEKDITYRRWSARLGGVYAEVSDALTPNPYLDVPERDVVTESGKVLTLINPAYMTRMVHTIMDEEAGLKAHITSLNPIRPENAPDEWETKALKSFYDGAPEAHEIGATDGKQTLRFMRPMITEKACLRCHAKQGYKEGEIRGGISVTVPMDKYFSSLNEPKMQILRRYLTFFAVGSLLILSTIIVMVRHERFRNKSETSIRLSEEKAWESEERFRLLINNAGDAIYLSDLQGRLLRVNYESERQTGYSREELLNMNVLDLNATHLPLEALSELVRKITQTRKASFETWNRHKDGHEFPVELRVVYVDMGSEAALLGISRDITERKRAEEVMARSLHEKEILLKEIHHRVKNNLQIISSLLSLQEQKLSDLGMLDVLAESRGRIMSMALIHDQLYHSGNFAEIGMEEYLRQLLPRLIQTYKGKRDIALRLDLHPIPISLDQAIPFGLIMNELTTNALKHGFRERITGVISIAATLSEGVINLSVEDNGIGLPPGFMLEKQNTLGLQIVTLLIGQLHGDLTMTSGPGTCFRLRFPMAA; from the coding sequence ATGAAAAGCTATGGAAAACTGATCATTCTGGGAGTGATTCTCACTGCGACCTGGACTGCATTCGTCTACCATTTGTACACTGTGGCTGCCAGCAGCCTGCTCGAAAACCAGTATCATCAGGCCCTCGTAGAAGCCCGCATCGCTTACGAAAAGGACATCACCTACCGGCGTTGGTCAGCCAGACTGGGGGGAGTTTACGCTGAAGTATCGGACGCATTGACCCCCAACCCATACCTGGACGTTCCCGAGCGCGACGTAGTGACCGAATCAGGAAAAGTGCTCACCCTGATAAATCCGGCCTACATGACGCGCATGGTCCACACAATCATGGACGAGGAAGCCGGATTGAAGGCTCACATAACGAGTCTCAACCCCATCCGCCCGGAGAACGCGCCGGATGAATGGGAGACGAAAGCCTTGAAATCGTTCTATGACGGCGCCCCCGAGGCTCACGAGATCGGAGCGACGGACGGGAAACAGACGCTGCGGTTCATGCGCCCGATGATTACTGAAAAAGCGTGTCTGAGATGCCACGCCAAACAAGGCTACAAGGAAGGGGAGATACGGGGAGGAATCAGCGTGACCGTTCCCATGGACAAATATTTCTCCAGCCTGAATGAACCCAAAATGCAAATACTGCGGCGCTACCTGACTTTTTTTGCAGTCGGGTCCCTCCTCATATTGTCTACAATAATCGTCATGGTGCGGCACGAACGTTTCAGGAACAAATCTGAGACGTCCATAAGGCTGTCCGAGGAAAAAGCCTGGGAGAGCGAGGAACGATTCCGGCTGCTCATCAACAACGCCGGCGACGCAATATACCTCTCCGACCTGCAGGGACGCCTCTTGCGCGTGAATTACGAATCAGAGCGGCAAACAGGGTATTCGCGTGAAGAACTCCTGAACATGAACGTCCTGGACCTGAACGCGACACACCTCCCCCTGGAAGCGCTTTCGGAACTCGTTCGCAAGATCACGCAAACCCGCAAGGCTTCGTTCGAAACCTGGAACCGCCACAAGGACGGGCACGAATTCCCCGTGGAGCTCCGTGTCGTGTACGTCGATATGGGCTCCGAGGCGGCCTTGCTGGGAATTTCCCGGGACATAACCGAGCGCAAGCGGGCCGAAGAGGTCATGGCCAGATCACTGCACGAGAAGGAAATCCTGCTGAAGGAAATCCACCACCGCGTGAAGAACAACCTCCAGATCATCTCCAGCCTGCTCAGCCTGCAGGAACAGAAGCTGAGCGACCTCGGCATGCTGGACGTGCTGGCCGAGAGTCGTGGCCGCATCATGTCGATGGCGCTCATTCACGACCAGCTGTACCACTCCGGAAATTTTGCGGAGATAGGCATGGAGGAATACCTGCGCCAACTCCTCCCGCGCCTGATCCAGACATATAAAGGCAAGCGGGACATCGCCCTGCGCCTGGACCTGCACCCCATCCCTATCTCTCTGGACCAGGCTATTCCTTTCGGGCTCATCATGAACGAACTGACCACCAACGCCCTCAAGCACGGGTTCAGGGAACGCATCACGGGCGTTATCAGCATCGCGGCCACCCTGAGCGAAGGCGTGATCAACCTTTCGGTCGAGGACAACGGGATAGGGCTGCCGCCTGGATTCATGTTGGAGAAACAGAACACCCTGGGCCTTCAGATCGTGACCTTGCTCATCGGACAGCTGCACGGCGACCTCACCATGACGTCAGGTCCCGGGACCTGTTTCCGGCTGCGTTTCCCGATGGCCGCATGA
- a CDS encoding methyl-accepting chemotaxis protein, whose translation MKWSDMRIGQKIRAGFFCVTAIFVLVLVVAAREVGDVENHTKAAVQKYDLSMSLLQREIDHLKWAQTLGQFVHDHKATEFSVSSDARKCAFGRWFYSEERASLETVSPELKPLLASIEEPHVRLHETSITIQKLKKEGRQEAAEEAYNTETLKSLVQVQENLQAMREKVKTGIEKDRTALFADIDFMKLLVYVSTVVSVGLAILLSLFISRAISRPLKFLADCSTSIADGDLSKECRLPQQDELGQLSQSMETMVESLRSKIAEADHKAVEADGHARQAKDALAQAESKEVQIKQMLDLIRSIASESMGLSDSLSDYAARLSAQVDQVQRGTQTQKNRLSEAASAMEQMNATVLEVARNASEAAESAGQAQGKAREGADIVIESVAAIGQVSRVSEQLRQNMNELGAQAQSIGQVMNVISDIADQTNLLALNAAIEAARAGDAGRGFAVVADEVRKLAEKTMGATHEVGEKIKAIQDSVSLSVRDMEEAGKAVIRSNDLAGASGNSLKQIVNLTDVNTRNVQSIATAAEEQSSASEHITMSLAEVNGVAHDTEAGMAETVDIVHNLADMARQLKGLIAQMQASDDAAAPASRTGFPGGRALA comes from the coding sequence ATGAAATGGTCTGATATGCGGATCGGGCAGAAAATCCGTGCGGGTTTTTTTTGCGTAACGGCAATATTTGTCCTGGTGCTCGTGGTGGCGGCTCGCGAGGTGGGCGACGTCGAAAACCACACCAAGGCGGCTGTCCAGAAGTACGACCTGTCCATGAGCCTCCTGCAGCGCGAAATCGACCACCTGAAGTGGGCGCAGACCCTGGGGCAGTTCGTGCATGACCACAAGGCCACGGAATTTTCCGTCTCCTCAGACGCCAGGAAGTGCGCCTTCGGGCGCTGGTTCTACAGCGAGGAACGAGCCAGCCTGGAGACGGTCAGCCCGGAACTGAAGCCCCTGTTGGCGTCCATCGAAGAACCGCACGTCAGACTCCACGAAACCTCCATCACCATCCAGAAGCTCAAGAAGGAAGGTCGCCAGGAAGCTGCCGAGGAAGCCTACAACACCGAGACCCTCAAGTCTCTCGTCCAGGTGCAGGAAAACCTCCAGGCCATGCGCGAGAAGGTGAAGACCGGCATCGAAAAGGACCGCACCGCACTGTTTGCAGACATAGATTTCATGAAACTGCTGGTCTACGTCTCCACCGTAGTGTCCGTGGGACTGGCCATTCTGTTGAGCCTTTTCATCTCCAGGGCGATCTCAAGGCCCCTGAAGTTCCTGGCTGATTGTTCCACCAGTATCGCAGACGGCGACCTCTCCAAAGAGTGCCGGTTGCCCCAGCAGGACGAACTCGGGCAGTTGTCGCAGTCCATGGAGACCATGGTGGAGAGCCTGCGCAGCAAGATCGCCGAGGCAGACCACAAGGCCGTCGAGGCCGACGGGCACGCCCGGCAGGCCAAGGACGCCCTGGCCCAGGCCGAATCCAAGGAAGTGCAGATCAAGCAGATGCTGGACCTCATCCGGTCCATCGCCAGCGAATCCATGGGGCTCTCCGACAGCCTGAGCGATTACGCGGCGCGGTTGTCCGCCCAGGTCGACCAGGTGCAGCGCGGCACACAGACCCAGAAGAACCGGCTCTCCGAGGCCGCCTCGGCCATGGAGCAGATGAACGCCACGGTCCTCGAGGTGGCGCGAAACGCCAGCGAGGCAGCAGAGAGCGCGGGACAGGCGCAGGGCAAGGCGCGTGAGGGGGCGGACATCGTCATCGAAAGCGTGGCCGCTATCGGACAGGTCAGCCGCGTGTCCGAACAGCTTCGCCAGAACATGAACGAGCTGGGGGCCCAGGCTCAGTCCATCGGCCAGGTGATGAACGTCATTTCCGACATAGCCGACCAGACCAACCTGCTGGCGCTGAACGCCGCCATCGAGGCCGCCAGGGCCGGAGACGCCGGGCGCGGGTTCGCGGTGGTGGCCGACGAAGTGCGCAAGCTGGCTGAAAAAACCATGGGCGCGACCCACGAGGTGGGCGAGAAGATCAAGGCTATCCAGGATTCCGTCAGCCTTTCGGTGCGCGACATGGAGGAGGCTGGCAAGGCTGTGATCCGTTCAAATGATCTGGCCGGGGCCTCGGGGAATTCGCTCAAGCAGATCGTGAACCTGACCGACGTGAACACCCGAAACGTGCAGAGCATCGCCACCGCAGCCGAGGAGCAGTCCTCCGCCTCGGAGCACATCACCATGAGTCTGGCCGAGGTCAACGGTGTGGCCCACGATACCGAGGCAGGCATGGCAGAGACTGTGGATATCGTTCATAACCTCGCGGACATGGCCCGGCAGCTCAAAGGTCTGATCGCCCAGATGCAGGCCAGCGACGACGCCGCTGCGCCTGCTTCACGTACCGGCTTCCCAGGAGGCAGGGCTTTAGCGTAG
- a CDS encoding helix-turn-helix domain-containing protein encodes MSYSIGSTSVTGEVNTVYRPKGEIREDALSLPYHRREAPGCRRDAFFRFSREIIKGETWAELSDAARAVLPVIMRHCDKKGRAFPSQERLSELSGVSINPVKRAIQELKEREIVRVTASWTNKLTRHNTYHLKVPPLNRSFAWYPHIVKSGLWARMSFPAKNMYVVLLCGSTMDRKEYESVCEELERRGRHAELDMADDSPFTFDSKNYASGYQWREWQFSHLMGEDKEGLRKFTGIKDKRTLVKYGCELMSVGLVTPVEINGEVKWRVQVERSLDG; translated from the coding sequence GTGTCGTATTCGATAGGGTCAACGTCCGTAACGGGCGAGGTTAACACTGTTTACAGGCCCAAGGGAGAGATAAGGGAGGATGCTCTGTCCCTGCCCTACCACAGGAGGGAGGCTCCTGGGTGTCGTAGGGATGCCTTCTTCCGGTTCAGCCGAGAGATCATAAAGGGTGAAACTTGGGCGGAACTGAGTGATGCAGCACGCGCCGTACTCCCTGTCATCATGCGTCATTGCGACAAGAAGGGAAGAGCATTCCCATCGCAGGAAAGGTTGTCTGAATTGTCTGGCGTGAGCATCAACCCTGTGAAGCGCGCAATACAAGAGCTGAAAGAGCGTGAAATTGTGCGCGTAACCGCAAGCTGGACGAACAAGCTAACTCGTCACAATACCTACCATCTCAAGGTTCCACCGCTCAACAGGAGCTTCGCTTGGTATCCGCACATCGTAAAAAGCGGATTGTGGGCACGCATGAGCTTTCCAGCCAAGAACATGTATGTCGTGCTGTTGTGTGGGTCGACGATGGATCGCAAAGAGTATGAGAGCGTTTGCGAGGAACTAGAACGTCGTGGACGACATGCCGAACTGGACATGGCCGACGATTCGCCATTCACCTTCGATTCAAAGAACTACGCATCCGGCTACCAGTGGCGGGAGTGGCAGTTCTCTCATCTTATGGGGGAGGACAAGGAGGGGCTACGCAAGTTCACTGGCATCAAAGACAAGAGGACGCTGGTAAAGTACGGCTGTGAACTCATGAGTGTTGGCCTTGTAACCCCTGTTGAGATAAACGGCGAGGTTAAGTGGCGTGTCCAGGTAGAGCGGTCACTCGATGGTTGA
- a CDS encoding AMP-binding protein: MQPEFKRYDTFEEYSAQYAVKAPSGYNFAFDFLDKEAALHPDRPAMVHIGPDGTRRDLDLAFFSTQSSRMANAFKAMGIAKGDKVMLVLQRRVEFWVTTLALHKLGAVPVPSPHLLTAHDVEFRVNKAGIRACVVEEDFVERIDAVKDACPSLSVLVRVGDMPAGDGWNAYEAGLAAASPEFPRPEDAACGEDVSFIFFSSGTTGMPKMVVHNHNYPLGHITTGVYWHDLRPGDLHLTVADTGWAKSIWGKFFGQWMAGASVFTWDYRGKFVPAELLRVMAEHGVTTFCAPPTIYRFLIREDLTQFDLSKLRHCTTAGELLNEGVFHAWKEATGLTIYEGYGQTETTLQIAAFPNMPVRPGSIGKPCPGWDIVLLDAKGHPCPPGEEGEICIRVGNGKELGLFEGYLYEPEKTASVLFGGYYHTGDKAWRDEDGYFWFLGRNDDLIKSSGYRIGPFEVESALVTHPAVIEAAVTGVPDPERGQAVKATVVLGAGFEPSPELVKDIQNHVKRVTAPYKYPRIVEFLPELPKTISGKIKRAEIRAKDEGKAPEATS, from the coding sequence ATGCAGCCCGAGTTCAAGCGTTACGACACTTTTGAAGAGTATTCTGCCCAGTACGCCGTGAAAGCCCCCTCCGGGTACAACTTCGCGTTCGATTTCCTCGACAAGGAGGCCGCCCTTCATCCCGACCGCCCAGCCATGGTCCACATCGGACCCGACGGCACCCGGCGCGATCTGGATCTGGCCTTCTTCAGCACCCAGTCCTCGCGCATGGCCAACGCCTTCAAGGCCATGGGCATCGCCAAGGGCGACAAGGTCATGCTGGTTCTGCAGCGCCGCGTGGAGTTCTGGGTTACCACCCTGGCCCTGCACAAGCTGGGCGCGGTGCCGGTGCCGTCGCCGCACCTGCTGACGGCCCATGACGTGGAGTTCCGCGTCAACAAGGCCGGGATCAGGGCCTGCGTCGTGGAAGAGGATTTCGTGGAGCGCATCGACGCCGTGAAGGACGCCTGTCCCTCTCTGTCGGTGCTGGTACGCGTAGGGGACATGCCCGCCGGCGACGGCTGGAACGCCTACGAGGCCGGTCTGGCCGCAGCGTCCCCGGAATTCCCCCGCCCCGAGGACGCCGCCTGCGGCGAGGACGTCTCCTTCATCTTCTTCTCCTCCGGCACCACGGGCATGCCCAAGATGGTGGTGCACAACCATAACTATCCCCTGGGGCACATCACCACCGGCGTCTACTGGCACGACCTGCGCCCCGGCGACCTGCACCTCACCGTGGCGGACACCGGCTGGGCCAAGTCCATCTGGGGCAAGTTCTTCGGCCAGTGGATGGCCGGGGCAAGTGTGTTCACCTGGGACTATCGCGGCAAGTTCGTTCCCGCCGAGTTGTTGCGCGTGATGGCCGAGCACGGCGTGACCACCTTCTGCGCCCCGCCCACCATCTACCGCTTCCTCATCCGGGAGGACCTCACGCAGTTCGACCTTTCCAAGTTGCGCCACTGCACCACCGCAGGGGAGCTGCTGAACGAGGGTGTGTTTCACGCCTGGAAGGAGGCCACCGGGCTCACCATCTACGAGGGCTACGGCCAGACCGAGACCACCCTGCAGATCGCAGCCTTCCCCAACATGCCCGTGAGGCCTGGGTCCATAGGCAAGCCGTGTCCCGGCTGGGACATCGTTCTCCTGGACGCCAAGGGCCACCCCTGTCCGCCGGGCGAGGAGGGTGAAATCTGCATCCGCGTGGGCAACGGCAAGGAGCTCGGCCTGTTCGAGGGCTACCTGTACGAGCCCGAGAAAACGGCCTCCGTCCTGTTTGGCGGCTACTACCACACCGGCGACAAGGCCTGGCGCGACGAGGACGGCTACTTCTGGTTCCTTGGCCGCAACGACGACCTCATCAAGTCCAGCGGCTATCGCATCGGACCCTTCGAGGTGGAGAGCGCCCTGGTGACGCACCCTGCCGTGATCGAGGCGGCGGTTACCGGCGTGCCTGACCCTGAACGCGGACAGGCCGTCAAGGCCACCGTGGTGCTCGGCGCAGGCTTTGAGCCCTCGCCCGAACTGGTGAAGGACATTCAGAATCATGTGAAGCGGGTCACCGCTCCGTACAAGTATCCCCGCATCGTGGAGTTTCTGCCCGAACTGCCCAAGACCATAAGCGGCAAGATCAAGCGCGCCGAGATCCGTGCCAAGGATGAGGGCAAGGCCCCAGAAGCCACCAGCTAG
- a CDS encoding helix-turn-helix domain-containing protein gives MSLLEELKRPVKAHPLNALLKLAGIKKARVAEKLGVSLSHLNNVLLGNVKPSEALSDRLEDIWIELGTSPLP, from the coding sequence ATGTCACTGTTGGAAGAACTGAAGCGGCCAGTCAAAGCGCATCCACTCAACGCGCTGCTCAAACTAGCTGGCATCAAAAAGGCCCGCGTTGCGGAGAAGCTTGGGGTCAGCCTGTCACACCTGAACAACGTACTTCTTGGGAACGTGAAGCCCAGCGAAGCCCTGTCTGATAGACTGGAAGACATCTGGATTGAACTGGGCACGAGTCCTCTCCCGTAA
- a CDS encoding helix-turn-helix domain-containing protein yields the protein MSLPTTIDRDISRRIKDLRDALSLSPEELAARAGVPVEDVLTFESGTREVPVSYLYAVAKATGVDLTALITGSEAKLHQFSLVKKGEGLSVTRRKAYKYQSLAYRFSRPGMEPFLVSVPPREHSALEFNQHAGEEFIFLLQGRMEVTLGKESVVMEPQDSLYFSSTIPHAMRALDGKEAVFLDVII from the coding sequence ATGAGCCTGCCGACAACCATCGATCGCGACATCTCCCGGCGTATCAAGGACCTGCGCGACGCCCTGAGCCTTTCTCCGGAGGAACTGGCCGCCCGAGCGGGAGTCCCCGTGGAGGACGTCCTCACCTTCGAATCCGGAACCCGAGAGGTTCCTGTCAGCTATCTGTACGCCGTGGCCAAGGCCACCGGAGTGGACCTGACCGCCCTCATCACCGGCTCGGAGGCCAAGCTGCATCAGTTCAGCCTGGTGAAGAAGGGGGAGGGGCTGTCCGTCACGCGCCGCAAGGCCTACAAGTACCAGTCCCTGGCTTACCGCTTCAGCCGCCCCGGCATGGAGCCGTTCCTGGTGTCCGTTCCTCCTCGCGAGCACAGCGCGCTGGAGTTCAACCAGCATGCGGGCGAGGAGTTCATCTTCCTTCTGCAGGGCCGCATGGAGGTAACGCTCGGCAAGGAGTCCGTGGTGATGGAGCCCCAGGACAGCCTGTATTTCAGCTCCACCATTCCCCATGCCATGCGTGCCCTGGACGGCAAAGAGGCCGTGTTTCTGGACGTGATCATTTAG
- a CDS encoding recombinase family protein, which translates to MSGQQVGYVRVSSVDQNLARQLDGVRLDERFEDKASGKDTNRPGLESCLKHLRKGDTLHVHSMDRLARSLADLLRLVKELTERGVAVKFHKEALTFTGEPNPMQDLQLAVMGAVAEFERSMIKERQREGIAAAKAAGKQLGRSKMLTPEQVEEIKARIAAGETVKSLAQKYGISRQSLYANYPEVIRKAV; encoded by the coding sequence ATGAGTGGTCAGCAAGTCGGGTACGTCAGGGTCAGCAGTGTGGATCAGAACCTAGCACGCCAGTTGGACGGGGTCAGGCTGGATGAACGGTTCGAGGACAAGGCGTCAGGCAAGGACACCAACCGTCCTGGCCTAGAGTCCTGCCTCAAGCACCTTCGCAAGGGAGACACGCTCCACGTTCACAGTATGGATCGTCTGGCCCGCTCCCTGGCCGACCTGCTCAGGTTGGTGAAGGAACTCACCGAGCGCGGTGTTGCCGTTAAGTTCCACAAGGAAGCCCTGACGTTCACAGGGGAACCAAACCCCATGCAGGATTTACAGCTTGCCGTCATGGGAGCCGTGGCAGAGTTCGAGCGTTCCATGATCAAGGAGCGGCAGCGTGAAGGGATCGCCGCAGCCAAGGCCGCAGGGAAACAACTGGGACGCTCCAAGATGCTGACGCCGGAACAAGTGGAAGAGATCAAGGCCAGGATCGCCGCTGGGGAGACGGTCAAGAGCCTCGCGCAGAAATACGGGATCAGCCGTCAGAGCCTGTATGCAAACTACCCGGAAGTGATTCGTAAGGCTGTTTGA